The following are encoded in a window of Haloarcula halophila genomic DNA:
- a CDS encoding bacteriorhodopsin, protein MPLINTVDAGSILLQATQGEAFAQIQNDALLSSSLWVNIALAGVSILLFVYMGRNVTSDRARFIWAATLLIPLVSISSYLGLLSGLTVGFIEMPAGHALAGEEVMSQWGRYLTWALSTPMILLALGLLADVDRSSLFTVITADIGMCVTGLAAALITSSYLFRWLFYAVSCAFFVVVLYALLTEWPTAAADAGTGEIFGTLRVLTVVLWLGYPIIWAVGVEGLALVQSVGVTSWGYSALDILAKYVFAFLLLRWVAANERTVATTQREPSTGSAPADD, encoded by the coding sequence ATGCCACTCATAAACACAGTAGACGCAGGCAGCATCCTGTTACAGGCGACACAGGGGGAAGCGTTCGCACAGATACAGAACGACGCGTTGCTGAGTTCGTCGCTGTGGGTCAACATCGCCCTCGCGGGGGTATCGATTCTTCTGTTCGTCTACATGGGCCGGAACGTCACCAGCGACCGCGCCCGGTTCATCTGGGCCGCGACGCTGCTGATCCCGCTGGTCTCGATCTCCAGTTATCTGGGCCTGCTCTCGGGGCTGACGGTCGGATTCATCGAGATGCCGGCCGGCCACGCCCTGGCCGGCGAGGAGGTCATGAGCCAGTGGGGCCGGTATCTCACCTGGGCGCTCTCGACGCCGATGATCCTGCTCGCGCTGGGACTGCTCGCGGACGTCGACCGGAGCAGTCTCTTTACCGTCATCACTGCCGACATCGGGATGTGTGTGACCGGGCTCGCGGCGGCACTGATCACCTCCTCGTATCTGTTCCGTTGGCTGTTCTACGCTGTCAGCTGTGCGTTCTTCGTCGTCGTCCTCTACGCCCTCCTGACGGAGTGGCCGACGGCCGCCGCCGACGCTGGAACGGGCGAGATCTTCGGTACCCTCCGGGTCCTGACGGTCGTGTTGTGGCTGGGGTACCCGATCATCTGGGCGGTCGGCGTCGAGGGGCTCGCGCTGGTCCAGTCGGTCGGGGTCACCTCGTGGGGCTACTCCGCGCTGGACATCCTCGCGAAGTACGTGTTCGCCTTCCTCCTGTTGCGGTGGGTCGCCGCCAACGAGCGGACCGTCGCCACGACACAGCGCGAACCGAGCACTGGATCGGCTCCCGCCGACGACTGA
- a CDS encoding DUF7128 family protein, with amino-acid sequence MVVATERDGMTWYECESCGLMFDDQDDARQHESNCDDEDPSYIQ; translated from the coding sequence ATGGTAGTCGCTACCGAACGCGACGGGATGACCTGGTACGAGTGTGAATCCTGTGGACTCATGTTCGACGACCAGGACGACGCCCGGCAACACGAGTCCAACTGCGACGACGAGGACCCCTCCTACATCCAGTAA
- a CDS encoding FAD-binding and (Fe-S)-binding domain-containing protein — MGATEQGPRGEPADDERADYDHQSDSVARPALVADLTERIEGTVRFDDYSRELYATDASAYEMTPVGVVYPRSTDDVAAVVSYCAQREIPVLPRGGGTSLAGQAVNEAVVLDFTRYMDSLLEVDPDERRAVAEVGTTLGDLNAELATHDLKFAPDPAWGDKSALGGAIGNNSTGAHSLQYGKTDHYVEECEAVLADGTVTEFGEMTLDELRTAADPDGDLEARIYAELVRILDEERDEIDAAFPDLKRNVSGYNLDRLIAEVEGEYGDPDTVNVARLLAGSEGTLAIVTEATVSLEPIPETKSLALLAFEDLVTAMADVAPILEHDPAAVEVLDDVLLELAGDTEEFGDLVADIVPEGTGAVLLVEFYADSTAAGKQKVADLLADRVGGVSTVGVPQEDAENLTAAPVGAFHGREAHDEAERERFWKLRKSGLPILLSRTSDAKHISFIEDTAVPPENLPEYVSDFQDLLEDEGTFASFYAHAGPGCLHIRPLVDTKTVEGVDRMEAIADGATDLVREYGGSVSGEHGDGRARTQWNHKLYGDHVWGVFRDLKTAFDPDWLLNPGQVVGVDEAAVDAGEAPPRAQTVDMTENLRFSPDYEFEYDFDPALDWTNENGMQGMVELCHGCGGCRGPQETTGSVMCPTYRAADEEVTATRGRANMLRSAMSGDLPDDPTDEAFVSEVMDLCIGCKGCARDCPSEVDMAKLKTEVEHAHHQEHGASLRDKVFANVETLSKIGSALAPVSNWAQRLPGSDLVTENVLGIAGERDLPTFRRQSFEDWWAGREPAVPAAEAERRALLFPDTYNNYSHPEVLRAAVEVLEAAGVHVGVPGDVTASGRAAHSKGFIDKARARARTNVDALSDRVADGWDIVVVEPSDAVMFQSDYLDLLGHDDDATTTVAANSFGVCEYLDRFALDSGVDWTGSDESLTYHGHCHQKATKKDHHAVGVLRRAGYEVDPLDSGCCGMAGSFGYEAEHYSMSKAIAGILYEQTAESDGETVVAPGASCRTQLADRPLGDGEEPPHPVERLADALA, encoded by the coding sequence ATGGGCGCAACCGAGCAGGGGCCACGCGGTGAGCCGGCCGACGACGAACGGGCCGACTACGACCACCAGTCCGACAGCGTCGCCCGTCCGGCACTCGTCGCGGACCTCACGGAACGCATCGAGGGGACCGTTCGGTTCGACGACTACTCGCGGGAGCTGTACGCGACCGACGCCAGCGCCTACGAGATGACGCCCGTCGGCGTGGTCTACCCGCGGTCGACCGACGACGTGGCCGCGGTCGTCTCCTACTGCGCACAGCGGGAGATACCCGTCCTCCCGCGGGGCGGCGGGACGAGCCTCGCCGGCCAGGCCGTCAACGAGGCCGTCGTGCTCGATTTCACGCGCTACATGGACTCGCTGCTCGAGGTAGACCCGGACGAACGGCGGGCGGTCGCCGAGGTGGGGACGACGCTTGGCGATCTGAACGCCGAACTCGCGACGCACGATCTGAAGTTCGCCCCGGACCCCGCCTGGGGCGACAAGTCCGCGCTGGGCGGTGCCATCGGCAACAACTCGACGGGCGCACACTCCCTGCAGTACGGGAAGACAGACCACTACGTCGAGGAATGCGAGGCCGTCCTCGCGGACGGGACAGTGACGGAGTTCGGCGAGATGACTCTCGACGAACTTCGGACGGCTGCCGATCCGGACGGCGACCTCGAAGCGCGCATCTACGCCGAACTGGTCCGCATCCTGGACGAGGAGCGCGACGAGATCGACGCCGCCTTCCCCGACCTGAAACGCAACGTCTCGGGGTACAACCTCGACCGGTTGATCGCCGAGGTCGAGGGTGAGTACGGCGACCCCGACACGGTCAACGTCGCGCGCCTGTTGGCCGGCAGCGAGGGGACCCTGGCGATCGTCACCGAGGCGACGGTCTCGCTGGAACCGATCCCGGAGACGAAGTCCCTGGCGCTGCTGGCCTTCGAGGACCTCGTGACGGCGATGGCGGACGTGGCGCCGATCCTCGAACACGATCCCGCCGCGGTCGAGGTGCTCGACGACGTACTGCTGGAGTTGGCCGGCGACACCGAGGAGTTCGGCGACCTCGTCGCCGACATCGTGCCGGAGGGGACCGGCGCGGTCTTACTCGTGGAGTTCTACGCCGACAGCACGGCGGCGGGCAAACAGAAGGTCGCGGACCTACTGGCCGACCGCGTGGGTGGCGTCTCTACCGTGGGCGTCCCACAGGAGGACGCCGAGAACCTGACCGCCGCACCCGTCGGTGCCTTCCACGGCCGGGAAGCCCACGACGAGGCCGAGCGCGAGCGGTTCTGGAAGCTCCGGAAGTCGGGCCTCCCGATCCTGCTGTCCCGGACCAGCGACGCCAAACACATCAGTTTCATCGAGGACACCGCGGTGCCGCCCGAGAACCTCCCGGAGTACGTCAGCGACTTCCAGGACCTCCTGGAGGACGAGGGTACCTTCGCCTCCTTTTACGCCCACGCCGGGCCTGGCTGCTTGCACATCCGACCGCTCGTCGACACCAAGACCGTCGAAGGAGTCGACCGGATGGAGGCCATCGCCGACGGTGCGACCGATCTCGTCCGGGAGTACGGGGGCAGCGTCTCCGGGGAGCACGGCGACGGCCGCGCCCGGACCCAGTGGAACCACAAACTCTACGGCGACCACGTCTGGGGGGTGTTCCGTGACCTCAAGACCGCCTTCGACCCGGACTGGCTGTTGAACCCCGGCCAGGTCGTCGGCGTCGACGAGGCGGCCGTCGACGCCGGCGAGGCACCCCCGCGGGCACAGACCGTCGACATGACCGAGAACTTGCGGTTCTCGCCCGACTACGAGTTCGAGTACGACTTCGACCCGGCGCTTGACTGGACCAACGAGAACGGCATGCAGGGGATGGTCGAACTCTGTCACGGCTGTGGGGGCTGTCGCGGTCCACAGGAGACCACCGGCAGCGTGATGTGTCCGACCTACCGGGCCGCCGACGAGGAGGTGACAGCGACGCGCGGCCGGGCGAACATGCTCCGGTCGGCGATGAGCGGGGACCTCCCCGATGACCCGACCGACGAGGCGTTCGTCTCGGAGGTGATGGACCTCTGTATCGGCTGTAAGGGGTGTGCGCGGGACTGTCCCAGCGAGGTCGACATGGCGAAACTCAAGACCGAAGTCGAACACGCTCACCACCAGGAACACGGCGCCAGCCTCCGTGACAAGGTGTTCGCCAACGTCGAGACGCTCTCGAAGATCGGCAGCGCGCTCGCGCCGGTGTCGAACTGGGCGCAGCGGCTCCCGGGCAGCGACCTCGTGACCGAGAACGTGCTGGGCATCGCCGGCGAACGGGACCTGCCGACGTTCCGGCGGCAGTCCTTCGAAGACTGGTGGGCGGGTCGTGAGCCGGCGGTCCCGGCCGCCGAGGCCGAGCGGCGTGCGCTCCTCTTCCCGGATACGTACAACAACTACAGCCATCCGGAGGTGTTGCGAGCGGCCGTCGAGGTGCTGGAGGCCGCCGGCGTCCACGTCGGGGTACCGGGAGACGTCACCGCCTCGGGTCGGGCCGCCCACTCGAAGGGGTTTATCGACAAAGCACGGGCCAGGGCGCGGACGAACGTCGACGCCCTGTCTGATCGCGTCGCGGACGGGTGGGACATCGTGGTCGTCGAGCCCTCCGACGCCGTGATGTTCCAGTCCGACTACCTGGACCTGCTGGGTCACGACGACGACGCGACGACGACGGTCGCGGCCAACAGCTTCGGGGTCTGTGAGTACCTCGACCGGTTCGCGCTGGATAGCGGCGTCGACTGGACGGGTTCGGACGAGTCGTTGACCTACCACGGCCACTGTCACCAGAAGGCGACGAAGAAGGACCACCACGCCGTCGGCGTCCTCCGGCGGGCCGGCTACGAGGTCGACCCACTGGACTCGGGCTGTTGTGGCATGGCCGGCAGTTTCGGCTACGAGGCCGAACACTACTCCATGAGCAAGGCTATCGCCGGCATCCTCTACGAGCAGACCGCCGAGAGCGACGGCGAGACGGTGGTCGCCCCCGGTGCCTCCTGCCGGACGCAACTGGCCGACCGCCCGCTCGGTGACGGCGAGGAACCGCCCCACCCCGTCGAACGGCTCGCCGACGCGCTGGCGTAA
- a CDS encoding MBL fold metallo-hydrolase: MTVDSDWDDWLLREVEAADPDGLAIWYLGCNGFIVKSSGETTVFIDPYLGIGDPPRTVRMVPVPFNPEDVSEADAVLGTHEHTDHVHGPSQAPILAGTGADYYTTDSGHDVIHEEGWTDNWSVTDDQLHEVTEGDTIEIGDLTIHVEPANDPDAAHPVSYVFEHDAGTFFHGGDARPGAFESVGESYDIDLGVLAFGAIGNIDDSETGEPVRTKWYNDENMIVEAANELRLDTLLPSHWDMWKGMTTEPTVLHNHASSFAYPDSLRIAKIGDRVDL, encoded by the coding sequence ATGACTGTCGATTCTGACTGGGACGACTGGCTCTTGCGCGAGGTAGAAGCGGCCGATCCCGACGGACTTGCGATCTGGTATCTCGGCTGTAACGGCTTCATCGTCAAATCCAGCGGCGAAACGACGGTGTTCATCGACCCGTATCTGGGGATCGGCGACCCGCCACGGACCGTCCGGATGGTACCGGTGCCGTTCAACCCCGAGGACGTCTCCGAAGCCGACGCAGTGCTGGGGACACACGAGCATACGGACCACGTCCACGGTCCCTCGCAGGCACCGATCCTCGCGGGGACGGGTGCGGACTACTACACGACCGACAGCGGCCACGACGTGATCCACGAGGAAGGCTGGACGGACAACTGGTCGGTGACCGACGACCAACTCCACGAGGTGACGGAGGGGGACACGATCGAGATCGGCGACCTCACGATCCACGTCGAGCCGGCCAACGACCCCGACGCCGCCCACCCAGTCTCGTACGTCTTCGAACACGACGCCGGGACGTTCTTCCACGGCGGCGACGCCAGGCCGGGCGCGTTCGAGTCCGTGGGCGAGTCCTACGACATCGACCTGGGCGTCCTGGCGTTCGGTGCGATCGGCAACATCGACGATTCGGAGACCGGCGAACCGGTCCGTACCAAGTGGTACAACGACGAGAACATGATCGTCGAGGCGGCCAACGAACTCCGACTCGATACGCTGTTGCCGAGCCACTGGGACATGTGGAAGGGGATGACGACCGAACCCACTGTCTTGCACAACCACGCCAGTAGCTTCGCCTATCCCGACTCGTTACGGATCGCCAAGATCGGCGACCGAGTGGACCTGTAG
- a CDS encoding DUF5816 domain-containing protein, producing the protein MEQREGPDGETLFVDREDDDIGTKAPFFVVYVDADRERRWGFFCGNCETFNNAMDSMGRIQCNDCSNLRKAEEWDAAHE; encoded by the coding sequence ATGGAACAGCGAGAGGGACCCGACGGCGAGACGCTGTTCGTCGACCGCGAGGACGACGATATCGGCACCAAAGCACCGTTTTTCGTCGTCTACGTGGACGCCGACCGCGAGCGCCGCTGGGGATTCTTCTGTGGCAACTGCGAGACGTTCAACAACGCGATGGACTCGATGGGGCGTATCCAGTGCAACGACTGTAGCAACCTCCGCAAGGCCGAGGAGTGGGACGCCGCCCACGAGTGA
- a CDS encoding bifunctional metallophosphatase/5'-nucleotidase, with protein sequence MSPRLVHYSDVENAHDDPERLARLAGTLNALDGSDALVVGTGDNTGPGVLSLVTDGRQSLELFDAVKPAFETFGNHDFDHGVEAIGDIIEESPQTWLTANVREDGDRFAAAETEPWALRTVDGVRIGLVGVTTPDTEATSPGAAPLAVTDPVPAVADAVDALEARGAEQVVVLSHLGRGDDELARRCDVDVILGGHVHERRVTRIDGTLLARPESNGHTVVEVDLGGSKPTAAFRTVDGTDTVEASVARAIERRLDRSGLTETVAHVDEPISRSRQATKGGESRIGNLVADAYRWYTGADIGLQNAGGVRTDETPLSGAVTVADLVSVVPFEEPVTVARVTGAELRRLCRQASGQVVDYGDSAWWHAHVSGLEVVWNRERRRVDRLTVGGEPVEDDRTYTLATTDYVLTSAMEFPVLTDANRVEKTKLQYEVLADYARAVGIDPSVEGRVLRR encoded by the coding sequence ATGAGTCCGCGGCTCGTCCACTACTCCGACGTGGAAAACGCCCACGACGACCCCGAGCGCCTGGCCCGCCTGGCCGGAACACTGAACGCCCTCGATGGCTCCGACGCGCTGGTCGTCGGGACCGGCGACAACACCGGTCCCGGCGTTCTCTCGCTCGTGACCGACGGACGGCAATCCCTGGAACTGTTCGACGCGGTCAAGCCGGCCTTCGAGACCTTCGGGAACCACGATTTCGACCACGGTGTCGAGGCCATCGGGGACATCATCGAGGAATCGCCACAGACGTGGCTCACGGCGAACGTCCGCGAGGACGGGGATCGGTTCGCGGCCGCCGAGACCGAACCCTGGGCGCTCCGAACGGTCGACGGGGTCCGGATCGGTCTGGTGGGCGTGACGACCCCCGATACCGAGGCGACGAGTCCGGGTGCGGCACCGCTTGCAGTCACCGACCCCGTCCCGGCCGTCGCCGACGCCGTGGACGCACTGGAGGCTCGCGGGGCCGAGCAGGTCGTCGTCCTCTCACATCTCGGCCGGGGCGACGACGAACTCGCCCGGCGCTGTGACGTGGACGTGATCCTCGGGGGCCACGTCCACGAGCGACGGGTGACACGGATCGATGGCACCCTCCTCGCTCGCCCCGAATCGAACGGCCACACCGTCGTCGAAGTCGATCTCGGCGGTTCGAAGCCGACTGCCGCGTTTCGGACGGTCGACGGAACGGACACCGTCGAAGCGTCGGTCGCCCGGGCGATCGAACGGCGACTCGACCGGTCGGGTCTGACGGAGACGGTCGCCCACGTCGACGAACCGATCTCCCGGTCCCGGCAGGCGACCAAGGGTGGGGAGAGTCGGATCGGGAACCTCGTCGCCGACGCCTATCGCTGGTACACCGGGGCGGACATCGGATTGCAGAACGCCGGCGGTGTCAGGACCGACGAGACGCCGCTGTCGGGCGCGGTGACCGTGGCGGATCTCGTCTCGGTCGTCCCCTTCGAGGAACCGGTCACCGTCGCCAGGGTCACCGGGGCGGAACTCCGTCGGTTGTGCCGACAGGCCAGCGGCCAGGTCGTCGACTACGGCGACTCGGCGTGGTGGCACGCACACGTCAGCGGACTGGAAGTCGTCTGGAACCGGGAACGCCGTAGAGTCGATCGGCTCACAGTCGGCGGGGAACCGGTCGAGGACGACCGGACGTACACCCTCGCGACGACGGACTACGTACTCACGTCCGCCATGGAGTTCCCGGTCCTGACCGACGCCAATCGGGTCGAGAAGACGAAACTCCAGTACGAGGTGCTGGCCGACTACGCCCGGGCGGTCGGTATCGACCCGTCCGTCGAGGGACGAGTCCTGCGCCGCTAG
- a CDS encoding universal stress protein translates to MTQVVVPVRYPLSANSRATLAEGIRIADSTDADLTVLHVNLYQNGQNVSRAELKATVEEEFGHLPRSRYIVRSGMLVEETILDEVAAQGADVVVIGDKQVSRWRQMIRRLVDDPNIEQFLREELDCDIVTVNPDSQPSRYSASSEN, encoded by the coding sequence ATGACACAGGTCGTCGTCCCGGTCCGGTATCCGCTCTCGGCGAACTCGCGGGCGACACTCGCGGAGGGAATCCGGATCGCCGACTCTACCGACGCTGATCTCACGGTTCTACACGTCAATCTCTACCAGAACGGACAGAACGTCTCGCGTGCGGAACTCAAGGCAACGGTCGAGGAGGAGTTCGGTCACCTCCCCCGGTCACGCTACATCGTCCGGTCGGGGATGCTCGTCGAGGAGACGATCTTAGACGAGGTGGCAGCACAGGGGGCCGACGTGGTCGTCATCGGGGACAAACAGGTCAGCCGCTGGCGACAGATGATCCGACGACTCGTCGACGACCCGAACATCGAACAGTTCCTCCGGGAGGAACTGGATTGTGACATCGTCACCGTCAACCCCGACAGTCAGCCCTCGCGGTACTCCGCGTCCTCCGAGAACTGA
- a CDS encoding mechanosensitive ion channel family protein, translated as MGAVSLLLQTPTPSPTPDPSTTTFGGLLPVAIPVWLGQIFQTIVVLIGAYLASRIVVQLLGRRVAQRFKRPSLTRTVLRGIRAGVFLLALLSIMNIWGLAIGEIGLSVAVFSAVIGVIVAPIVGSFVSGVFLLADQPYEIGDMIELADTDERGFVEDITLRHTKMFTLDNTFLVIPNGSMRDRDVVNYSAEDSRTRLSLDVLVTYESDIEEARRLIEEAAREVDNVIGGGPNIRVGAARYPSAPTAYINTFGDHGVLLTLRYWVTEPYKLLAARSKVQTNVWTRLEDADVEIAYPHSHLYFDDTSGQLQVSMDEQDGTAGDPAQFSEDAEYREG; from the coding sequence ATGGGTGCTGTCTCGTTGTTGCTGCAGACGCCGACTCCGTCGCCGACCCCCGATCCATCCACGACGACGTTCGGTGGTCTCTTGCCGGTCGCGATTCCGGTGTGGCTCGGCCAGATCTTCCAGACGATCGTCGTGTTGATCGGGGCGTATCTGGCGTCACGGATCGTCGTCCAACTCCTCGGGCGGCGGGTCGCACAGCGGTTCAAGCGGCCGAGTCTGACCCGCACCGTCCTCCGGGGGATTCGTGCGGGTGTCTTCCTGCTCGCGCTGCTGTCGATCATGAACATCTGGGGGCTCGCCATCGGCGAGATCGGACTCTCCGTCGCGGTCTTCTCGGCGGTCATCGGTGTCATCGTCGCTCCGATCGTCGGGAGTTTCGTCTCCGGCGTGTTCCTGCTGGCCGACCAGCCCTACGAGATCGGGGATATGATCGAACTCGCCGACACGGACGAACGAGGGTTCGTCGAGGACATCACGCTCCGGCACACGAAGATGTTCACGCTCGACAATACGTTCCTGGTCATCCCGAACGGTTCGATGCGGGACCGTGACGTGGTGAACTACTCCGCCGAGGACTCGCGGACGCGCCTCTCGCTCGACGTCCTCGTCACCTACGAGAGCGACATCGAGGAGGCACGTCGACTGATCGAGGAAGCAGCACGCGAGGTCGACAACGTCATCGGCGGCGGGCCGAACATCCGGGTCGGCGCGGCCCGATACCCCTCTGCGCCGACCGCGTACATCAACACATTCGGTGACCACGGCGTCCTGCTGACGCTGCGGTACTGGGTGACCGAACCCTACAAACTGCTGGCGGCCCGCTCGAAGGTCCAGACGAACGTCTGGACTCGGCTGGAGGACGCCGACGTGGAGATCGCCTACCCCCACTCGCACCTGTACTTCGACGACACGAGCGGGCAACTCCAGGTCTCGATGGACGAACAGGACGGGACGGCGGGTGACCCTGCTCAGTTCTCGGAGGACGCGGAGTACCGCGAGGGCTGA
- a CDS encoding proteasome assembly chaperone family protein, with protein MAEHPRFELTTSPEPVETLIVGVSTYGLAGLTAVDYLTDERPMEQVGYLTGGDQPVITPFQDGSPRHHTRLSVDTERSIGVVVGERMVTVEAATGVADAIERLCERTETETVVILSGVPVAHGPDDHVPFYIATEGYRSSFLETADIRPMGNGYIDGLPAELLDRGIEDAGLDVGVFTTPVHAQTPDAAAALRLLDVLSAVHDIDIDTGPLKAFAASVESHYQALAERLDSERDTGVPDDRMYM; from the coding sequence ATGGCCGAACACCCACGGTTCGAACTGACCACCTCGCCCGAACCCGTCGAGACACTCATCGTCGGCGTCTCGACGTACGGGTTAGCGGGGCTGACCGCCGTCGACTACCTCACGGACGAGCGCCCGATGGAGCAGGTGGGCTACCTGACCGGCGGCGACCAGCCGGTGATCACGCCGTTTCAGGACGGCAGTCCACGCCATCACACTCGGCTGTCCGTCGATACCGAGCGATCGATCGGCGTCGTCGTCGGCGAACGGATGGTGACCGTCGAAGCGGCGACCGGAGTCGCCGACGCGATCGAGCGCCTCTGTGAGCGGACCGAGACCGAGACGGTCGTGATCCTCTCGGGCGTCCCGGTCGCACACGGGCCGGACGACCACGTCCCGTTCTACATCGCAACGGAGGGGTACAGATCGTCGTTCCTGGAAACGGCCGACATCCGCCCGATGGGGAACGGCTACATCGACGGGCTCCCGGCCGAACTACTCGATCGGGGGATCGAGGATGCGGGCCTCGACGTTGGCGTGTTCACGACACCTGTCCACGCACAGACCCCCGACGCCGCTGCGGCGCTTCGCCTGCTCGACGTGCTGTCGGCCGTCCACGACATCGATATCGACACCGGACCGCTGAAGGCGTTCGCCGCGAGTGTCGAATCACACTACCAGGCACTCGCCGAGCGGCTCGATTCGGAACGGGATACCGGGGTACCCGACGACCGAATGTATATGTGA
- a CDS encoding translation initiation factor eIF-2B — protein sequence MIDETVEQIEEMQTHSSSVVAVKAAEALETLTQRDYPTVDEYLRALERNSSALRRANTSHASLYTTQRRIVREVTEADPGDIETAKDLTRKAVDAVVEDVETAKEEAAARAADLIADHDVLFTHEYSTTVLDAIDVALSDGASFDVYVTESRPRYIGRKAARKLADRDGVDVTLIVDSAAGHYLTEADRVLVGMDCIVDETLYNRVGTYPIAATAADVGVPVTVIGAAAKFADGAFAFENDFRSPTEVMREPAEGFDIANPAYDATPTRLLDSVVTDEGITEY from the coding sequence ATGATAGACGAGACCGTCGAGCAGATCGAGGAGATGCAGACACACAGCTCATCGGTCGTCGCCGTCAAGGCCGCGGAGGCCCTGGAGACGCTCACACAGCGTGACTATCCCACCGTCGACGAGTACCTCCGGGCGCTGGAGCGAAACAGCAGCGCGCTCCGCCGTGCCAATACCTCTCACGCCTCGCTGTACACGACACAGCGACGGATCGTCCGGGAAGTGACGGAGGCCGACCCCGGAGACATCGAGACCGCCAAGGACCTGACTCGGAAGGCCGTCGACGCCGTCGTCGAGGACGTCGAGACGGCTAAGGAGGAAGCGGCCGCGCGTGCGGCCGACCTCATCGCCGACCACGACGTGTTGTTCACCCACGAGTACTCCACGACCGTCCTCGACGCCATCGACGTGGCGCTTTCCGACGGGGCCTCCTTCGACGTGTACGTCACCGAGTCACGACCGCGGTATATCGGCCGGAAAGCGGCCCGAAAGCTCGCCGACCGGGACGGTGTCGACGTAACGCTCATTGTCGACAGTGCCGCCGGCCACTACCTCACGGAGGCCGACCGCGTCCTCGTGGGGATGGACTGTATCGTCGACGAGACGCTGTACAACCGGGTCGGGACGTACCCGATCGCAGCGACGGCGGCCGACGTGGGCGTGCCGGTCACCGTGATCGGTGCTGCCGCGAAGTTCGCGGACGGCGCGTTCGCGTTCGAGAACGATTTCCGCTCGCCGACCGAAGTCATGCGGGAACCGGCAGAAGGGTTCGATATCGCCAATCCCGCCTACGACGCGACACCGACGCGGTTGCTCGACTCGGTTGTCACCGACGAGGGGATCACCGAGTACTGA
- a CDS encoding type IV pilin N-terminal domain-containing protein: MGGQFWRDSVGMSESIGVAVLIGMTIVMTATVGLSVLVFDTQADAGPQANFSFDHVQDSSLLLITHTQGDELEAGNLEIEGPQNSVSWAEVANTNESARIGPGDIAQLSSGNAYGADVTQQDTVTIYYNTSENRTQLDEWSGG; encoded by the coding sequence ATGGGAGGCCAGTTCTGGCGTGACTCGGTCGGGATGTCGGAATCGATCGGTGTCGCGGTGCTCATCGGCATGACGATCGTGATGACCGCCACTGTCGGCCTGAGCGTGTTGGTGTTCGACACACAGGCAGACGCCGGCCCCCAGGCGAACTTCTCGTTCGACCACGTCCAGGACAGCAGCCTCCTGCTTATCACACACACCCAGGGTGACGAACTCGAAGCCGGGAATCTCGAAATCGAGGGGCCACAGAACAGCGTCAGTTGGGCCGAGGTCGCAAACACCAACGAGTCGGCACGCATCGGTCCGGGGGACATCGCCCAACTGAGTTCGGGCAACGCCTATGGCGCGGACGTGACCCAGCAGGATACGGTGACGATCTACTACAACACGAGCGAAAACCGGACACAGCTCGACGAGTGGTCCGGTGGCTGA